One Prosthecochloris marina DNA window includes the following coding sequences:
- the rsmB gene encoding 16S rRNA (cytosine(967)-C(5))-methyltransferase RsmB yields the protein MKAREIALLALQETEKNNTKSEQSLHRLLDKHNPDKNDRSLATELVNGILRFRLKLDFMIGRYYHHDFNKAAPVLQNILRLGTYQLLFLDKIPGWAAVDECVKLARKYKGRHISGIVNGVLRKIASEPASTFNETLEKMPLHKRLSIEQSHPQWLVERWLDVYGEEKTRSMLTSNNASPLTALRINTLKTSPETMFAALKDASVTFSTCMQERFILTRDFDACKPFIHLGLLTVQNPTQAIPCLLLNPLPGDTVLDMCAAPGGKTTFLAEMMQNKGSLIAVDRYPNKCKKIIQRANELDIKIIQTVVADARTIQPEKPPNAVLLDAPCTGTGVLGRKTELRWRTSPEKLKELTLLQSELLDHAAGLLDSGGILVYATCSVEPEENALQIERFLKRHPDFTREPAPVSLSLTDVNEINSSTGSCLTLPGEYEGFDGGFAQRLRKKR from the coding sequence ATGAAAGCGAGAGAAATAGCACTCCTGGCATTACAGGAAACAGAAAAAAACAACACCAAGTCGGAACAATCACTCCATCGTCTGCTTGATAAACACAACCCCGATAAAAACGACCGGTCTCTTGCCACTGAACTTGTCAACGGCATCCTGCGTTTCAGGCTGAAACTCGATTTCATGATAGGCCGCTACTACCACCATGATTTCAATAAAGCTGCTCCTGTGCTGCAGAACATTTTGCGCCTCGGCACTTACCAGTTGCTGTTTCTCGACAAAATACCGGGCTGGGCCGCTGTCGACGAATGTGTCAAACTTGCAAGAAAATACAAAGGCCGGCACATCAGCGGGATAGTTAACGGAGTGCTCCGTAAAATTGCTTCCGAACCAGCCTCGACCTTCAATGAAACGCTTGAAAAAATGCCGCTTCATAAACGGCTCTCGATTGAACAGTCACATCCACAATGGCTTGTCGAACGATGGCTTGATGTATACGGTGAAGAAAAAACAAGATCGATGCTTACCAGCAATAATGCCTCCCCTTTGACGGCATTACGCATCAATACCCTGAAAACCTCCCCTGAAACCATGTTTGCCGCCTTGAAAGACGCATCGGTTACGTTCAGCACTTGCATGCAAGAACGGTTCATCCTCACAAGAGACTTCGATGCCTGTAAACCATTCATCCATCTTGGACTGCTGACCGTGCAGAACCCGACACAGGCAATCCCCTGCCTGCTGCTGAACCCTTTGCCTGGCGATACCGTGCTGGATATGTGTGCCGCTCCGGGAGGAAAAACCACGTTCCTCGCTGAAATGATGCAGAACAAAGGCTCCTTGATCGCAGTAGACCGCTACCCCAACAAGTGCAAAAAAATCATACAGCGAGCCAACGAACTCGATATAAAGATCATACAAACGGTTGTAGCGGATGCAAGGACAATTCAACCGGAGAAACCTCCGAATGCAGTTCTCCTCGATGCTCCATGTACGGGAACCGGTGTTCTGGGAAGAAAAACAGAACTTCGCTGGAGAACTTCACCCGAAAAGCTCAAGGAGCTGACTCTCCTCCAGTCAGAGCTGCTGGATCACGCTGCCGGTCTGCTGGATTCCGGAGGAATCCTGGTGTATGCCACGTGTTCTGTGGAACCTGAGGAAAACGCTCTTCAGATAGAACGTTTTCTGAAACGCCACCCTGATTTTACAAGAGAACCGGCTCCTGTATCGCTCTCCTTGACGGATGTCAACGAGATAAACTCGAGCACCGGCTCCTGCCTCACTCTACCGGGCGAGTATGAAGGCTTCGACGGCGGCTTTGCACAACGTTTGAGAAAGAAACGCTGA